Below is a window of Ahaetulla prasina isolate Xishuangbanna chromosome 1, ASM2864084v1, whole genome shotgun sequence DNA.
GTTGTACTTCTTCTAGAAGCCAATCGGCATCTATAGtgagtttctcaacctcagcaattttaagttgTTTGGACCTCaaggcccagaattccccagcaagtatgttaactgggaaattctgggagttgaggtccatggATGTTAaaattgctaaagttgagaaatactgggatATGTGATAGAACAAAGAGGCTCCATGGAAAGAATATTTTAGCCAGCATTAGTACCAAAAGAACCACAGTCAGACAAACTTCTCATtcttgatatagaatagaatagaatagaatagaatagaatagaatagcatcttCTGGACTATGCACCTGATTATTCTAGTTCCAGTGAGAGAGAAATGTTGTTTGAAACCTCTatggttcctttttaaaaataaacataatgtATCTGAGACAGACTCTATGAAAGCTTTGAGGATTAAAATGATTTGAGCTGCCTCAGTGTTTTTCCCGAATAATGGTTCCACGTAATTCAGACAGCCCAGATTCTAGCTGTTATCCCCAAACCATGACTTTGAAATATTCACCAATGAAGTATTTTACATATAATTAATGGCCTTTTGCTGGGGGAATGGAGAGATGCCTGGCTCATACAGGTTTTAGCCTTGTCAAGTTTGCAAATATCAAATAAGGAATTATGATATTAGAACAGAGGGCCATGCAAGTCACAATATGTTCTCCTAATAGTTTCCTGCTGTTTTAGTAAGATAAGATAATCCTTTCCAACTGCCTCCAACTCAGTTCAATTCAGTGGTGAAGAACAGGTGCATATGCATGCCCACACGCATAGACATGCACCCACACACGTGtgtgcacacatacatatatgcacatTGCCTATGCAAGTCCgtggtagaaaaaaaataaattcaattaaaCACATATTTCTATTTTATGGTGAAAAAAGGTCTGTAATTCTGAAAACCTTCTTACCAGAGGAAGAGGCTACTGTTGCCTGTTTTTGTCTTTTATCCTGCTGCTTTCCTGTACTATTCTAAGAGGTCCTCCAACCTTCAAAACAGATGGCAAAAAtggacaggtggtcctcgacttatgaccacaattgagcccaacatttatgttaggttaagtgagacgtttgttaagagGGTTTTGCCCATTTtgagactttccttgccacagtttttaagagaatcactgaaatagttaaatcagtaacacggttgctgagtaaatctggcttccccattgactttgcttgtcagaaggtcacaagaggtgatcatgtgacaccccccccaggacaccacaactgtcataaatatgagccagttgccaagcatctgaattttgatcagatgaccgcAGGGATTctgtaacggtcataagtgtggaaaagacattttttttcaatcctgttctaacttcaaacagccaataaacgaactattgtaagtcgaggactacctgtacccataAGAAAATGATCTTGCCCTTGAGAAGAGCACTTCCTGTGGAAACTCTGGGTCTAAACCTAAAAATGCTTTCTAAAAATGACGGCTCAACAACAACAGCATAAAGAATGGTGGCTAACCAATTCTTAAGTAGGCCCCAAACTTAACAAGGGGCATATTGTAGGAAATGAATGTCTTTCTGGGTCAAAGTACTTAGAGTCATGCCACACATGTACATGAGGCTGgatatttttgtccatttttttaggaatggggtattatttttctttgtttttttttaaatttacatttatatcctgcccttctccgaagactcagggcggcttacactatgttagcaatagtcttcatcctatttgtatatttatatacaaagtcaacttattgcccccaacaatctgggtcctcattttacctaccttataaaggatggaaggctgagtcaaccttgggcctggtgggactagaacctgcagtaattgcaagcagctgtgttaataacagactgtcttaacagtctgagccacaagaggctcaGGCTTAggccacatttttaaaatgtgttaagcCTAGCTCAGGATTAATATTGTAGTTTTCATCTGTCTTCTGCCTCAGAATTGCTGCAAGGGATGGTTAGCCTAGCTGAGACCCACAGGCTACAGTTGTCTCCAGAAATACTAGAAGTATGAAATGAGAGTAGTCCTAAATTCCAGACATTTAGCTACCCAAGCAGCTGTATGAAAGCGAAATTATTGATTATTGGCAATAACAATAATACAACCCTttctcttttattgatttttatttgttctggaaaACAGGCCCAACAAGAGCTTTCCTCAGCGTCACATCCTTTAAATGAACTACCGCAGTCCTTATCTTCCCCAGAAAGTAGTACAATGAAATCCCCaggctcctcttcttcctcattgTGCAACCTATTGCATTCAGAGAGACAGTCATGGTTGGACTTAATTAACAGCTCTTCCGGTCAAGAAGAAGTGGACAATCAACCTCCAGCTGCCTCTGGTGACTCTGCAGACACTGATTGCCGGTTGACAGACTGTAATGAAAGAGTGGAGAGCGGTACCAGCAGATCCAAGGAAAACAGTCCAATTACAGTGAATGAAGACAAATCTTCGTTAGGCAAGGCCAACGATAACTTAGCTGTACCTGGAAAAATAGCATCAGCAACTCTAAGTAAAggtgagaaaaacaaaaaagcaacccTATACATTATTCTAGTATCTCCTCCACTTTTGCTTTTAATCCATCTTTTAAATCAAAGTTGTCTTACGAAAGTAAAAGATTGTGTGAAAACACAATACacttagtccttgcttaacaaccggtCACTCAGTGatgtttgaaattatgatggaTATGCCCCTTCCCACCCCGCAAGGTACTTACAATCCAGTTCTGGAGTTCCAAAGATGCCCTCCACCTTAGTCATGTGGgtggcacttggcaattggcccATATTGCCATTTGCCACGTCTCACGGTTATATGAGCCTGCAGGATCCCTGATGGTGCAGtcattagaatgtagtattgcaggcaaacttggCCCACAGTCTggggtttgatcctgatggggcttaACTCTTGagattgattcagtcttccatccttctgagtttggAGGACCTAGAGAGATGGGGGCAATAttttaaactgcccagagattgctgtaaacagtggtggaattcaattttttttactaccggttctgtgggcatggcttggtgggtgtagtgtggcttggtgggtgtggcaggggaaggatactgcaaaatctccattcccaccccactccaggggaaggatactgcaaaatctccatttccaccccaccctacggaaggatactgcaaaatacccattcccttcctactcctgggggaagaatatttcaaaatcttcattcccatcccactctgggtccagccagatgtggtatttgccagttctctgaactactcaaaatttccgctaccagttctccagaactggtcagaacctgctgaatgtaaAGCTCCatgggtggtatataagtgctatcacTATTACATGATCATGATATTCAGcaatttttgctggtttctgattttctggtttctggccaAAGAACTGCCCATtgaaaaaatggtttttttttaacaaccacgcatttacttaatgaccaccagTAAAAAGAGCATAAAATTGAGTATGGTCACatagtgacttgcttaacaaggTCCCACAACCTATataatttcaggctcaattgcagctgtaagttgaggactaccagcaaAGAGCtagcaaataaaaaagaaagcattGGTAAGAATCAGAAATACTTATGCAGGTAGGAAGACAAGATAgatactgaaataaaaataaaaatttccaagAATGCACATTATTTTGCTTGATGGAAAGTGTTGTTCAAAGCTTCCCAGGAGGTGATTTAATATCTGAGTCATtgtagctgaatttttttttctctggttGGAAGCAGGCAGGCACCCTATAAAATTGTCTGAACTTTAATGAAATGGAGTCCAATACTCTTGTACTTTAAAAATCCAGGTAGCTGTATTGTTTTTCCAATCATTTTGAAAAATAGCCTTCACATATATTACAATTCAGCTGAGATCCAAATCCTTTGGCTTCTGAGTTAAGAAAAGAGTGTACCTATTATCTGGAAAGAAAGTGCTCTCCTTGAAATTTGAGGACCTGGCTTTTATTCAGGCCTGAAGCTAAACTGGAATAGATCTTGATTACTCACTTTTTCCAAGACATCTGTAGTTGGATATACTTAAGATATACTTAAAAGAAGCAATGATCAAGGGCCACTTCACTTTCATTTCAGACCAAGATAAAGTACTAAAATTGCTTTGGTTGCTCAGACTGGCTGTCTTAAATGGAGGAGAGATGGGAAGAAAACTATTGTTTGTGTGTAATCCTTTTTCTATATTAATACAACTCGCTAGGCGGGGGTGAAATCCTGTCATCAGGAACctgtcagcaggttctgacaggttctggagaaccggtagtggaaattttgaatagttcagagaaccagcaaataccacctctggctggccccagaatggggtgggaatggagattttgcaatatccttccccctggagtggggtgagaatggagattttgcagtatccttcccctgccatgcccaccaagccacaccatggctaccaagccaccccacagaaccggtagtaaaaaaaattggatttcaccactgtccctaGGGATGGTATATATTGGAattttcagtgtgtgtgtgtgtgtgtttctttttctatttagAATAATCACATATTCCTCCTGTCTATATAAATAAACTGGATTGTGTCAATCCAGATGCTGCTTCTGCCACACAGCTGCATTTCTACTATCAGTTTAACAATTCTTAACAACATGCCAAATTTGTTGAAATTCCTATAGCAATATATTTTCTATACATACTACATTCTTGATTTAAAAATAACTTGGTTTAGCAGACTTCAAATATAACAGGCAAACTTTCCCTCTGGACGTCAAGTCAAAATGATGAATAATTGCAGCATAGATGGTTTACATCAATCAGGGATTTAATGGTCATTCATGATGAATGTACCCTTTCTGCCTTCTGAATTGTCTGTTTAAACTGAGGGtttactgtatatttatttatttatttatttattttgtcacaacaatatatgtaagtatcatacaaaaagattatatagtatataaatatatatatgagtaaatattaggaggtataagcatatatatatatatatatataggaagaagaaaagaaaaacaataggacatgaacggtaggcacgtttgtgcgcttatgcacgccccttatggtcctcttaggtatgggatgaggtcaatagtagaaagtttttggttaaagcttttaggattatgggaagagaccacagagtcaggtaaagtattccaagcactgatgattctgttacagaagtcatattttctgcaatctagattaaagcggttaacattaatctattggttgctcttgtattattgcaattaaagctgaagtagtctttaacaggaaggacattacaatagatgtttctatgagttaaacttaggtcttgttgaaggcgacggagttccaagttttctaagcctaggatttcaagtctggtgggataaggtattttgttgttttcagaggaatggagaactcttcttgtaaaatatttctgaacacgctaaattgtattgatgtcagagatgtggtgagggttccagacaggtgagctatattctagaattggtttagcaaatgttttatatgctctggttagtagtgtagtgttttgggaaaagaagctacgcaagattaggtttacaactcttagagcctttttttttttaacatgagaTAACAGAATCCTGATAGATCTTTGTTCTGTTCGCAAGCTTTAAGTAGTTTCTTACAGAATAGAATTATTTGCATGTTGTCTTCTGAAAGTAAAAAGTGTGAAATTATTTTAGAAGCCTTTCAAGAAGCAGGAAACCAAATACTGGTGTCACAGGAGTTTCACACACTATTGAATGCCCATTTTTAAACTTAAAATTCAAATGTCTGTATGTATTAAAACacatgctttttgttttttaaattaaatacatgtatttaattaaaatacacgTGTTTAATCAATACATGCCAACATTTATGTGGCCTCTATTATTTCTTTCTGAGGAAAAAAATACTGGATAAATGACTAAAGAAAAAGAGGGCAAATCAGCCTGCCATGACTGAGTAGCTATCTTTATTAAAAGAAGGAAACAATAACAAAGCAGTAACACAAGGTAAAAAATAGCCAGAATTCCCAGTTGTACCTTGTTTGACTGTAAAACTATAAACAAGGATTGGCACATGTATCTTCAATCCAGAGTTTCGCTTCTAatccgctctcacagggagggcctctttgggtgccgtcggccaaccaatgtcggctggtggtccccaggggaagagcgttctctgtgggggctccggccttgtggaacgatctgccggtgggactccgacttctccctgatcttcggacctttaagcgcgagctcaagaccttcttttttcaccaagtgggctggcctgattgattttaatactgtggggttttagtgggcttttaacaggggttttattctatcttgtaattttcttacttaatatttttaacatacagcgatcaaattagatttttaaactggatattgtattttaaaattttttggattattggtgttttatttgttgtacaccgccctgagtctttggagaagggcggtataaaaatttgaaaaataaataaataaataaataaataatctaaaaaATAGGTAGACAGAAGCAACAACTAGTTACTGTCATTTTTCTTACATCTGATGGGAGTCTCATAGGCTTGGTTTTATCAGGAGGCTATAAAAACCAATAATAACAAAGAGGAAATTACAGAAAATGAAACAGCTACAACAGAATGGGCCTTATTTATGTTGTATTCATCCATGATAGCAACAACACCCTCTTTTCAGAGATATTTATAGACCCTTTGCAGATAATTGTTATAGGCAAGTCAGGTCCAATGCATTTTATGTCCAATCATTTTTCTCTGTATTTTATTGCTGCATTAGAAGATATCTATACTTGGTAGGGAATGGTTTTAATTCTAACACTTGATTTTCAGAAATTAATGGACACAAACGAGATAGACAGAAGCTTCTAGGTAGCAGAAGGATGGGAGTAGTGTTTCTAGGGGAGACCTgaaagcagtgtttcaatatctcaggggttgccacaaagaagagggagttgggctgttctccaaagcacctgcgggtagaacaagaagcaatgggtggaaactgatcaaggaaagaagcaacttagaattaaagagaaatttcttgacagttagaacaattaatcagtggaacaacttgcttgtgaATGTTCCAATACAGGAATTTTTtaagacgttggataaccatttgtctgaagtggtgtagggtttcctgcctaagtagagggttggactacaagacctccaaggtcccttctaattctgttattctaaatatatCTAGAATTTAAGGATGGCTCTTCTATCCAAGTGGCATATCATCCTGGTCTTtcatttgaaaaaaacaacaacccataatTGTGGCCAAAAGATTCTCCTAGTGATAAGGGCACTTACTGAGGCCTAAAGGAAAATGGGAATAAATTAaattgatccaaagtcatccaATGTCTAAAAGTCACTAGAAATGCTCAATCCTGCTTAAAAGCATGTTGGAGTAATGTTGTTCTAATACTTTTGCACATTGTAAGTGGAGAATTGGCTGCTTGAAGAAAGGCATTCCAAAGTGCAGAGATCAGAGTCACCTTGATTTCACTAGATTTTGGTGGGATCTTTATAAGAATTCCAGATGAAAAATAAGGCTTTAATATACCAACGTCATCTATTCCCTTTTGGAGGATTCTAGAGATCTTTGAAAGAAATTAAGATGATTGATTAtatcagagtataagacataaaAAAACCttaatatatttcaaataaaGACAGTGGGCCATATAGGTTCCACAGATAGATTCCTCAGTTCTTTAAACTGCGAATTTTAGACAGCTGTTCAGTAAAAGTTGAAATTACTTCATGCAGAGAAATTCTACGGTTTTTTCTATCTAGTCTCATTCAAGCTGTGAAGATAAAATTTGCCAGACTGGCACTTGCTTAATTAACTATAGCTTACATTGGATTTTTCCTACAACAAAGTGAGTCACATTTAATGAGGTGATCAGTCAGAACGAAACAGTAAAATAGCATATTGGCTCttagtctatagagattctcagtcatccaggtcatattgGCTATTGTAACAGGCTATTCTGCTAGAGGCATTTTCTTCAGCATTGGGCTAAAGTAGTAACCTAAATTTAGCCTTTATCCAAGGGCAGTTATGGCAAGTTTATACTTGCACAAGTctataaaatatatgaaatacaCATATTAAGGagcatttaattataattttttgaGATGCACCACTATATTATAACAttactgttaaaaataaaaataaaataatagacccGATACAATCATATGCCCAGTTATACTGCTAGGTGGAGGAAATTTTCCCTATAAAGGTCCAGACATTTCAATCATAAGTTGCTGGAACAGAGACATCAATCATTAATGCGTCATTTCTGATATGTGTACATTTTGGCTATTGCACCTGAAATCTTGAGTCCTGTTCTTAATATTCTTCATACAGTATGTCCGCAGACCAACCCATAGATGAGAATGTCAAAATAGTTTATATGTTACTGTCTCCCCCTAATTTTCTCTAGGCCACCAGAAATAGCCTTCTCCCATTCGCCGAACATgcgttacttaaaaaaaaaaaatctatctcacCTGCACTCTATCACAGAATTGTCTCTTTTATCTCCCATGCAGATCGTACCAAATGTTCTGTGGATGAAATGGAGAAACTGTACAAGTCTTTAGAGCAAGCAAGTTTATCTCCCATTGGGGATCGGCGACCTTCTACTAAGAAAGAGTTGAGAAAGTCCTTTATCAAAAGGAGCAAGAACCCTTCTGTAAATGAGAAACTTCATAAAATCCGAGCTCTGAATAgtaccttaaaggtaaaggttgatGGAGGAGAGGTGTCCTAGGGGTTTTGGAGAGACTTTTGGGTGTATTCATATGAGCAGCTTGATCAGACTAGTGAAAACAGCGATGGTTGCATTCACCTGGTGGTCTGCAAGTAGTTAATTTTAGTTCTGATTAGTGACTGTGTGTGCGCGTGTATGATTGTAGCTTAGCTTTTTGTATAAATTCAGTTACTTAGTTCCTTTGTAATGCAGTCTATTATTTATATAATGCAAATATAACTATTACAACCAGTAGGATATTTAGCAactgttaaaaacatttttctctatTGTGAAatgattacttttttaaaaacaagggaCTTATTAGTAATTATGAGAAataggtttggggtttttttgaaaaaaaaaaggagtgggaaGACCAGAACACTTAACATTTAAGAGGCAGGGTTTTTTAGTTTTCTGAATGTTGGGCATGTATACAAGAAGACTTGGATCATTTATCTGTCCCAATATCTGCTTCTagtaatttggttttttttcttgtgttgaCTAGTGCAAAGAACATGACTTGGCCATGATAAACCAGCTGCTGGAGGATCATAAGCTAACAGCAACAAAGTATAGAGAGTGGAAGAATACAAACTCAATTTTGATTCAAGATATCTATCAGCCACCAGACACTATGTCTACAACTGAAGGAGACAACACGGAATCAGAAATGACCCCACAGTCATCTTTTGTTGGATGAATAGTATTCACTGGAAATACTATCTGAGGACAGTTAACTTTCCATCACTGATCTCTTCAGTCATTCAGTTTGAACTGCCATATCTTCAGGTTTTGCTTCCATAGGTACTGGTACTTTCTGCACTGGAACAGAGCAGCCCTCTGTTGCTTGTTAACCAACAAGCAAAATAAGCACATGCTTAGGGTACCAAGGAAGGGGGGCACCATAGAGGTTTTCCCCCTAGCGATCGTGTCTTTAATTCTTTCACTCAGCTTAGAGTTTTCAGCACTTACTAAATCTTAATGTCTTGCCAGTTAAGCAATGGAAAAGTTGAAGACAGTATTATTAGAGTATTGTTATTTTTGggtttagagcatcaattgaccTTAATCTGGCCCTGGAACACAGAGACCACTGTCTGGAACATGACTTCCCCTTTCCATAGTCAACAAAGATAGGAAAAATCTCCTCTAATGATCACATTATGATACAACTCTTGTTACAGTTCTAAGTTTTATCTGGTGGATGAGAATTGGGATTATCTTTTGTAAAATAGCCAACTTTACAATAAGAATAATATTTTAGGAAACATGTTTCTCAGTTTTCTGAATGTAGGGTACATACACAAGACGACTTGGGCCATTTTAAATTTGGTTGAGAGAGAAGCAGAACACTtcactttggggaaaaaactaccAGGGTAAGAATTATACAAACTGCATTATTTTGCCACAGCTTGTCAATGTTTTAATTGTTTCTGCTGATGGACGTTTTTTAGtcacaaaagaaataaataaaagaaggttGGTGTTTGTATTCTATATAGCCTTCTCATGATCTATTCAAAGGACACAGTTGCAGCCATAATAGCTTCAAGTTtatgaagaaaaaatacatttatcatgTCTGCGAAGTTGTATTTGAACTGGTTTTTATGAGCAAATAAATTCATTGGGCAAAACATATGTGTCCGTCTTTCCTCGATGTTTTATGGAGTGTAAACCTAAcagtaaatgaaaacaaatacaaaacacaGACATAAAAGCTTTGCCTCTGCTTTTTGTGAAAATATAGATATTTTTTCAGTCTCGCTTAGCCATATGTGACTGATCTCAAAAAGCTAAGCCAAACCTGAATTGTCCTTGGATAGGAGATCATGACGAAAGTCGAATGATAtaaattagatttagatttaaaaaaaaaaaagcctatagATAGGCAATGGCAGGTTTTCTGCaggttttgtatatttttttatagcTGCTGTTTATTGGTAAAATGACTTTGGGATGATACTGTGTGAGACAAAAAATATGTCCCAAGGTTTGTATTTGTTGCATTGAAAACTGTttagatatagcaatagcacttagacttatataccgcttcacagtgcttaccagccctctctaagcagtttacacagtcagcatattgcccccaacaatctgggtcctcattttaccgacctcggaaggatggaaggctgagtcaacctttatttatttatttatttatttatttgatttttataccgcccttctcccgaaggactcagggcggtgtacaggcaaataaaaacagacaagacaatatataaaatacaagattaaaaaacttattataatttgcctaaaaatttagaatatatagaaactaaaaccccatttaaaattaatgataaaaactataaaatccataaaatttaagccagccccgcgcgagtgaaaagatgtgtcttcagttcgcggcgaaaggtccgaaggtcaggtatttggcgtaaacccgggggaagttcgttccagagtgtgggagcccccacagagaaggaccttcccctgggggccaccagccgacattgcttggcggacggcaccctgagaagtccctctctgtgagagcgtacgggtcggtgggaggcatgtggtaacagcaggtggtcccgtaagtacccaggccctaagccatggagcggtttaaaggtcataaccaaaaccttaaagtgcacccgaaaagccataggtagccagtgagtctgcgcaggagtggtgttacatgggagctacgcgacgcTCCCTCtaaccttgagcctgttgagactctaactcctggcaatgggcagaattagcctgcaatacttcattctaacaacTATGCCACCACGACTCTTAAATCCCAATACATATGACAGACATGTCTTGACAGTTCTTCTAAAATTTGAATTCTTTCCAAtttgcatgcatacatatatctTTAGTACATTTATTTGCTGGATGAAATAGAAGCAAGTCGACAGTCCATATAAACAAAGCCTAGCACTTCAATGTTGCCTTTTTTCTTTCAGGGAGTGAGTCCCTATAAAAATGCACACAATTGGTCACTCAGCTCATACCACTATTCTTGCATTTTGCAGTTTTCTTTCTGGTCCCAGTCCCCTGTTTGAAATTAGTCTTAATTTTGACATGCACAAATGGTTAAATCATGAACTGGCcactgatcaaggaaaagcaacatTTTCATCTGGTGAAAATCTCCAATTGCTTTTGAAAAATTAGAGCATTTGTTTCAATGTTTGGTGTGAAGTGAAGTAATTTCATTGAAAATCCTACCACCACCACTACATCAAGCCCCCAAATCAATttgttcaaatgcttctagtcactGTTTCATGGTTGAatgtttcttcctccttcctggaTTAGTGATATGATATCATCTACACTGCAATTTTGCCACAAGCAGAATAATTCCCAGATACAAAATCTGTAAATAAATAGTATGCGCCAACCCAGCCAAATCTTGAGATAGGAAATAGCATGGTTGATTTATAAGATAGAATGGAGCATTCTTGTAAGGAAAAATTTACTTATTAATCAAGTTTATGCAGCAGAGAGTTGGGCAGGTAATCCATTTTACCCAAAGTAGGAAAGTAGAGGATTGCCTTCCTGTTGTGATCcacgcccaagtaggtagtaataaacttagtccgtggaaaaacaatctttattcgaacagctgggaattacttcattcccagcatcgttcaactcaaagtaaaacaaatgcctc
It encodes the following:
- the IPCEF1 gene encoding interactor protein for cytohesin exchange factors 1 isoform X5, whose protein sequence is MEKVLVCPEGFVFILVQLSTEMKTAQIQTLLVEEDYALYPNHIWPDIIFGFQIGAEKAEGFLNLPNFTVDQATECKKKQSAMKITHPQIKTFYFAAENAQEMNIWLNKLGVAVLDQQANKKNEEECYSESEHEDPEINAETPPPPYSDQLLLSDLAQQELSSASHPLNELPQSLSSPESSTMKSPGSSSSSLCNLLHSERQSWLDLINSSSGQEEVDNQPPAASGDSADTDCRLTDCNERVESGTSRSKENSPITVNEDKSSLGKANDNLAVPGKIASATLSKDRTKCSVDEMEKLYKSLEQASLSPIGDRRPSTKKELRKSFIKRSKNPSVNEKLHKIRALNSTLKCKEHDLAMINQLLEDHKLTATKYREWKNTNSILIQDIYQPPDTMSTTEGDNTESEMTPQSSFVG
- the IPCEF1 gene encoding interactor protein for cytohesin exchange factors 1 isoform X6, producing the protein MEKVLVCPEGFVFILVQLSTEMKTAQIQTLLVEEDYALYPNHIWPDIIFGFQIGAEKAEGFLNLPNFTVDQATECKKKHAMKITHPQIKTFYFAAENAQEMNIWLNKLGVAVLDQQANKKNEEECYSESEHEDPEINAETPPPPYSDQLLLSDLAQQELSSASHPLNELPQSLSSPESSTMKSPGSSSSSLCNLLHSERQSWLDLINSSSGQEEVDNQPPAASGDSADTDCRLTDCNERVESGTSRSKENSPITVNEDKSSLGKANDNLAVPGKIASATLSKDRTKCSVDEMEKLYKSLEQASLSPIGDRRPSTKKELRKSFIKRSKNPSVNEKLHKIRALNSTLKCKEHDLAMINQLLEDHKLTATKYREWKNTNSILIQDIYQPPDTMSTTEGDNTESEMTPQSSFVG
- the IPCEF1 gene encoding interactor protein for cytohesin exchange factors 1 isoform X4; this encodes MTCSSFGLNCFGFYSMSRRRISCKDLGLADCQGWLYKKKEKGGFIGNKWKKFWCVLKASSLYWYSYQLAEKAEGFLNLPNFTVDQATECKKKQSAMKITHPQIKTFYFAAENAQEMNIWLNKLGVAVLDQQANKKNEEECYSESEHEDPEINAETPPPPYSDQLLLSDLAQQELSSASHPLNELPQSLSSPESSTMKSPGSSSSSLCNLLHSERQSWLDLINSSSGQEEVDNQPPAASGDSADTDCRLTDCNERVESGTSRSKENSPITVNEDKSSLGKANDNLAVPGKIASATLSKDRTKCSVDEMEKLYKSLEQASLSPIGDRRPSTKKELRKSFIKRSKNPSVNEKLHKIRALNSTLKCKEHDLAMINQLLEDHKLTATKYREWKNTNSILIQDIYQPPDTMSTTEGDNTESEMTPQSSFVG